In one window of Streptomyces sp. FXJ1.172 DNA:
- a CDS encoding endo-beta-N-acetylglucosaminidase H, translated as MFTLMRSRVRQTALAFSAVTALAFGATATTDAAAAPAPAKQGPTSVAYVEVNNNSMLNVGKYTLASGGGNVFDVAVIFAANINYDTSTKSAYLYFNDNVQRVLDNAATQIRPLQQKGIKVVLSVLGNHQGAGFANFPSRRAASTFAKQLSDTVAKYGLDGIDFDDEYAEYGNNGTGQPNGSSFVYLVSALRADMPDKIISLYDIGPAASRLSYGGVDVSSKFDYAWNPYYGTWQVPGIALPKSKLSPAAVEIGGTPQSTAADLARRTVGEGYGVYLTYNLDGADRSADVSAFTRELYGSDAVYTP; from the coding sequence ATGTTCACCCTGATGCGGAGCAGAGTGCGGCAGACCGCGCTCGCGTTCTCGGCCGTCACGGCCCTCGCCTTCGGCGCGACCGCCACGACCGACGCGGCAGCGGCCCCCGCTCCCGCGAAACAAGGACCAACCTCGGTGGCGTATGTCGAGGTGAACAACAACAGCATGCTGAACGTCGGCAAGTACACCCTCGCGAGCGGTGGCGGCAACGTCTTCGACGTCGCTGTGATCTTCGCGGCGAACATCAACTACGACACGAGCACGAAGTCGGCGTACCTGTACTTCAACGACAACGTGCAGCGCGTCCTCGACAACGCCGCCACGCAGATACGGCCGCTGCAGCAGAAGGGCATCAAGGTCGTCCTCTCGGTGCTCGGCAACCACCAGGGCGCGGGCTTCGCCAACTTCCCGTCCCGGCGGGCGGCTTCGACGTTCGCGAAACAACTGTCGGACACCGTGGCCAAGTACGGCCTCGACGGCATCGACTTCGACGACGAGTACGCCGAGTACGGCAACAACGGCACCGGCCAGCCCAACGGCAGCTCGTTCGTGTACCTGGTGTCGGCACTGCGCGCCGACATGCCGGACAAGATCATCAGCCTCTACGACATCGGCCCGGCCGCGTCGCGCCTGTCCTACGGCGGCGTCGACGTCTCGTCCAAGTTCGACTACGCCTGGAACCCGTACTACGGCACCTGGCAGGTCCCCGGCATCGCACTGCCCAAGTCGAAGCTGTCGCCGGCGGCCGTCGAGATCGGCGGGACCCCGCAGAGCACGGCCGCCGACCTCGCTCGCCGCACGGTCGGTGAGGGGTACGGCGTCTATCTGACATACAACCTGGACGGCGCCGATCGCAGCGCCGATGTCTCCGCGTTCACCAGGGAGCTGTACGGCAGTGACGCCGTCTACACGCCATAG